A window from Nocardioides mesophilus encodes these proteins:
- a CDS encoding thiamine pyrophosphate-dependent enzyme, which yields MGDGSYLMLNSDIYASVLSGKKFVLVVCDNAGFAVIERLQRGKGGRSYNNMLRDSRGSGAGERVDFAAHAASLGARSTRVRDLAGLREALAVAREHDRTSVIVVDVAEADWTPGGSYWQVGIPEVSEVPAVVLARTESDAALAEQRRGT from the coding sequence GTGGGAGACGGTTCATACCTGATGCTGAACAGCGACATCTACGCTTCCGTGCTCTCCGGCAAGAAGTTCGTGCTCGTCGTCTGCGACAACGCGGGTTTCGCAGTGATCGAGCGCCTCCAGCGCGGCAAGGGCGGACGTTCCTACAACAACATGCTGCGCGACTCGCGGGGAAGCGGCGCCGGCGAGCGAGTCGACTTCGCTGCGCACGCGGCGTCGCTGGGCGCTCGTTCGACCCGCGTCCGAGACCTCGCCGGCCTTCGGGAGGCACTGGCTGTTGCCCGGGAGCACGATCGCACGAGCGTCATCGTCGTCGACGTCGCAGAGGCGGACTGGACGCCGGGAGGTTCCTACTGGCAGGTCGGCATCCCCGAGGTGAGTGAGGTCCCTGCGGTGGTTCTCGCCAGGACCGAATCGGATGCCGCGCTCGCCGAGCAACGACGCGGCACATGA
- a CDS encoding sugar phosphate isomerase/epimerase family protein — protein MTKKSGPELIATCWLTAGAVAPLSADERSAERIEERVRVAGEAGFTGFGLLHADLVTVRDSMGYAEFGQLIADSPIEYLELEMLVDWFSDGAARESSDRLRRDLLEAARQLPVRHLKAGGDFSGSPWPFETMAAEFRRLSEQAADVGVRVGIEPIAFANIRTPADALRLLETSGHPSGGMVLDVWHLGRLGLPMDTVVDIPVEAIVSTELDDAAETVVGTLLEDTINERMLPGEGVLDVVGFIRAVRATGYDGPWGLEIISRAHRAKPMEQAVHDAVAAAQVQFALADEPPPA, from the coding sequence ATGACCAAGAAGAGCGGACCAGAGCTGATCGCGACCTGCTGGCTCACGGCGGGGGCCGTGGCCCCGCTGAGTGCTGACGAACGCAGCGCGGAGAGGATCGAGGAGCGGGTGCGCGTGGCCGGCGAGGCCGGCTTCACCGGGTTCGGGCTGTTGCACGCGGACCTGGTGACCGTCCGCGACTCGATGGGCTACGCGGAGTTCGGACAGCTGATCGCGGACTCGCCGATCGAGTACCTGGAGCTCGAGATGCTGGTCGACTGGTTCTCCGACGGTGCAGCACGAGAGTCGTCGGACCGGTTGCGGCGCGATCTCCTCGAGGCGGCCCGGCAGCTGCCCGTCCGTCACCTCAAGGCGGGCGGCGACTTCTCCGGCAGCCCCTGGCCGTTCGAGACCATGGCCGCGGAGTTCCGACGACTGTCCGAGCAGGCCGCGGACGTCGGGGTCCGCGTCGGAATCGAACCGATCGCCTTCGCCAACATCCGCACACCAGCGGACGCGCTGCGGCTGCTCGAGACCTCGGGGCATCCCTCGGGTGGCATGGTCCTGGACGTCTGGCACCTGGGGAGACTGGGACTCCCCATGGACACGGTGGTCGACATCCCGGTGGAAGCCATCGTCTCGACCGAGCTCGACGACGCGGCCGAGACCGTCGTGGGCACGCTGCTCGAGGACACCATCAACGAGAGGATGCTGCCCGGGGAGGGCGTGCTCGATGTCGTGGGCTTCATCCGCGCGGTCAGGGCGACGGGCTACGACGGACCGTGGGGCCTGGAGATCATCTCCCGGGCCCACCGGGCCAAGCCGATGGAGCAGGCGGTGCACGACGCCGTCGCCGCCGCGCAGGTCCAGTTCGCCCTCGCCGACGAACCGCCGCCCGCGTGA
- a CDS encoding LacI family DNA-binding transcriptional regulator, protein MPSGEPTIRDVAARAGVSKSLVSLALQNSSRVAPGTRQTIRRAAEELGYRPNAIARTLGAHRSRTIGVFVLDLHNPIYVDILDGVQAEAHRLDYRTIVVVGSSDRRAERAELDKLMEFRVEGLVTVGHRLPAGAGTAISESCPAVLVGAEPRLPPHLVSVSTDDIRGSALAIDHLVALGHSAITHVTGGNNSVARKRERGYVQAMERHGLQARIRCIPGGFTDERGYQGTIAALGGDEPPTALFVANDFAAIGALAAAADRGLEVPRDLSVIGYDGTRLSGLRSIGLTTVAQPLKEMGVAAATQLCSRLDTGQEGTRRIRMSPGLLVRTSTGPPPRHAGVSEARDRPRAAVSTTHPA, encoded by the coding sequence GTGCCCTCGGGTGAACCCACGATCCGCGACGTCGCCGCACGCGCCGGTGTGTCGAAGTCGCTGGTCTCCCTCGCGCTCCAGAACTCGTCTCGGGTCGCACCCGGGACGCGCCAGACGATCCGTCGCGCCGCCGAGGAGCTCGGCTACCGCCCGAACGCGATCGCCCGGACGTTGGGAGCTCACCGCTCCCGCACCATCGGCGTCTTCGTGCTCGACCTCCACAACCCGATCTACGTGGACATCCTCGACGGCGTCCAGGCGGAGGCACACCGCCTGGACTACCGGACCATCGTGGTCGTGGGCAGCTCGGACCGGCGCGCCGAGCGGGCCGAGCTCGACAAGCTGATGGAGTTCCGTGTCGAGGGGCTCGTCACCGTGGGGCACCGGCTGCCGGCCGGTGCCGGCACGGCGATCTCCGAGTCCTGTCCAGCGGTGCTGGTGGGCGCGGAACCACGGCTGCCGCCCCACCTGGTCTCGGTCAGCACCGACGACATCCGCGGCTCGGCACTCGCGATCGACCACCTGGTGGCGCTCGGCCACTCCGCGATCACCCATGTCACCGGCGGCAACAACAGCGTGGCCCGCAAGAGAGAACGCGGGTATGTCCAGGCCATGGAGCGGCACGGTCTCCAGGCCCGGATCCGGTGCATCCCAGGCGGGTTCACCGACGAGCGCGGCTACCAGGGGACGATCGCGGCCCTGGGCGGGGACGAGCCCCCCACCGCCCTCTTCGTGGCGAACGACTTTGCGGCGATCGGCGCGCTGGCGGCGGCCGCCGACCGCGGCCTCGAGGTGCCCCGCGACCTCTCTGTCATCGGCTACGACGGTACTCGCCTCAGCGGGCTGCGGTCGATCGGACTGACCACCGTCGCCCAGCCCCTCAAGGAGATGGGGGTCGCGGCGGCGACGCAGCTGTGCTCGAGGCTCGACACAGGGCAGGAGGGGACCAGACGCATCCGCATGTCCCCCGGCCTGTTGGTGAGAACCAGCACCGGCCCCCCGCCACGGCACGCGGGGGTCAGCGAGGCCCGGGACCGACCACGCGCCGCAGTGTCGACGACCCACCCTGCGTGA
- a CDS encoding Gfo/Idh/MocA family protein — MSGDLGERTGEPVKPPLGIAVLGLGWMGQAHSRSARRIPTHFPERSFDPQLVVCADPDPGRRAAASEDYGFRRVTDDWRSAVTADDVDVVFVTAPNMLHLPMIEAACAAGKAVFSEKPIGGTPDHALSAWRLATEAGVRTGVGYCYLWSPLVLHARNLILSGELGEIVHYRGSFLSMYGSDPLGLLTWRFLLDQAGFGVSSDILSHSVAMAQFLVGDIAEVVGMANTNITHRPLQSGASSHYGTGSPEDPVGEVENEDFASMLCTFENGATGTFEASRTIVGPESRNAFEVYGTRGSLSWNHERINELLFYSGTDQTNSGYTTIFGGERFPFHGAFVPGKANSIGFEDLVAIQDFCFLESLATGSDFSPGFDQAVSVVSVQQALIDSWHSRSWEEVSDLRGRQ; from the coding sequence TTGTCCGGTGACCTCGGCGAGCGGACGGGTGAGCCGGTGAAGCCGCCACTGGGCATCGCCGTCCTGGGCCTGGGATGGATGGGACAGGCGCACAGCAGGTCGGCCCGCCGGATCCCGACGCACTTTCCCGAGCGGTCGTTCGATCCGCAGCTGGTCGTGTGCGCCGACCCCGACCCGGGCAGGCGGGCCGCAGCCTCGGAGGACTACGGGTTCCGCCGGGTGACCGACGACTGGCGGTCGGCCGTCACTGCCGACGACGTGGACGTGGTCTTCGTGACCGCTCCCAACATGCTGCACCTGCCGATGATCGAGGCCGCCTGTGCGGCCGGCAAGGCAGTGTTCAGCGAGAAGCCGATCGGCGGAACGCCGGATCACGCCTTGAGCGCGTGGCGGCTGGCCACCGAGGCCGGGGTCCGGACCGGGGTCGGCTACTGCTACCTGTGGTCTCCGCTGGTGCTGCACGCCCGGAACCTGATTCTCAGCGGGGAGCTCGGAGAGATCGTCCACTACCGGGGAAGCTTCCTGTCGATGTACGGCAGCGATCCGCTCGGTCTGCTCACCTGGCGGTTCCTCCTGGATCAGGCCGGCTTTGGAGTCTCCAGCGACATCCTGAGCCACTCCGTGGCGATGGCACAGTTCCTGGTCGGCGACATCGCGGAGGTCGTGGGGATGGCCAACACCAACATCACCCACCGGCCCCTGCAGAGTGGCGCCTCGAGCCACTACGGAACCGGCTCACCAGAGGATCCGGTCGGCGAGGTGGAGAACGAGGACTTCGCCTCCATGCTGTGCACCTTCGAGAACGGGGCGACGGGCACCTTCGAGGCCAGTCGCACCATCGTCGGCCCCGAGAGCCGCAACGCCTTCGAGGTGTACGGCACGCGTGGTTCGCTCAGCTGGAACCACGAACGGATCAACGAGCTGCTCTTCTACTCGGGAACCGACCAGACCAACTCGGGATACACCACGATCTTCGGCGGCGAGCGATTCCCGTTCCACGGTGCGTTCGTGCCCGGAAAGGCGAACAGCATCGGGTTCGAGGACCTGGTGGCGATCCAGGACTTCTGCTTCCTGGAATCCCTCGCCACCGGCTCGGACTTCTCGCCGGGATTCGACCAGGCCGTCTCGGTGGTGAGCGTCCAGCAGGCACTGATCGACTCCTGGCACTCCCGGTCCTGGGAAGAGGTTTCCGACCTGAGGGGCCGACAGTGA
- the iolG gene encoding inositol 2-dehydrogenase has product MSKGTRLRIGLVGVGRIGRMHAEIVARQVPGAELTMVYDAARDPAREVAARLHVDAAESAAELVASDRVDAVGICSSTNTHLEIIELAAAAGKAVMCEKPLSNSLAEVHRAVELVNASGIPFMTGFNRRFDPGHQAVHEAVEDGSIGNIHLTRISSRDPELPPLDYLKVSGGLFMDMAIHDFDMARYLAGPVVRVYAQGGVLIDPAIGEAGDIDTAVTVLTHANGSVTVIDNSRLATYGYDQRVEAFGSRGMASSDNRRLHYTEVTDSSGTRQQPLMRFFIDRYADAYRREWDAFTEFVAHGGPSPVSVHDGRAPVVIAEAAAESMRRGTPVEVDGALG; this is encoded by the coding sequence ATGAGCAAGGGCACCAGGCTCCGGATCGGTCTCGTAGGGGTGGGACGCATCGGGCGCATGCACGCCGAGATCGTCGCGCGACAGGTTCCGGGCGCAGAGCTGACCATGGTCTACGACGCCGCACGCGATCCGGCGCGGGAGGTCGCGGCACGCCTGCACGTCGACGCGGCGGAGAGCGCCGCCGAGCTGGTCGCCTCGGACCGGGTCGACGCCGTCGGCATCTGCTCATCCACCAACACGCACCTCGAGATCATCGAGCTCGCGGCCGCTGCCGGCAAGGCGGTGATGTGCGAGAAGCCGCTGAGCAACTCCTTGGCCGAGGTCCACCGCGCCGTGGAGCTGGTCAACGCTTCCGGGATCCCCTTCATGACCGGCTTCAACCGCCGGTTCGACCCCGGCCACCAGGCGGTCCACGAGGCCGTCGAGGACGGCAGTATCGGAAACATCCACCTCACCCGGATCTCCAGCCGTGACCCCGAGCTGCCGCCCCTGGACTACCTGAAGGTCAGCGGTGGCCTCTTCATGGACATGGCGATCCACGACTTCGACATGGCTCGGTACCTCGCCGGACCCGTGGTGCGGGTTTACGCCCAGGGTGGCGTCCTGATCGATCCGGCTATCGGTGAGGCCGGGGACATCGACACGGCCGTGACCGTCCTCACCCATGCGAACGGATCGGTGACGGTGATCGACAACAGCCGTCTCGCGACCTACGGCTACGATCAGCGCGTGGAGGCGTTCGGTTCCCGCGGTATGGCGTCGTCGGACAACCGACGCCTGCACTACACCGAGGTGACCGACTCCTCGGGCACACGCCAGCAGCCTCTGATGCGGTTCTTCATCGACCGCTACGCAGACGCCTACCGGCGTGAGTGGGACGCCTTCACGGAGTTCGTCGCCCACGGCGGTCCCTCTCCTGTGTCGGTCCATGACGGTCGGGCTCCCGTGGTCATCGCCGAGGCAGCCGCCGAGTCCATGCGTCGGGGGACGCCTGTCGAGGTCGACGGTGCCCTCGGGTGA
- a CDS encoding sugar phosphate isomerase/epimerase family protein — translation MVLHQRSESESALRSARESAGALARAGATTFITAAVADAGWSPPQPLERSELRHMVEMLSRVDDVCAEFGLAQVLHPHVQTMVETVEDVDRLLEACDVSWCLDTGHLAIGGKDPVAFAREAVDRVGHVHLKDVDLSHAPALMSRQTSIMESVQAGLFTPLGQGDVPIADVITALEDGGYTGWYVIEQDTAITGEVPAEGAGPVQSVASSMDYLRDVVAPRLEVG, via the coding sequence CTGGTCCTGCACCAGCGATCCGAGAGCGAGTCCGCTCTGCGGTCGGCACGGGAGAGTGCGGGCGCCCTCGCCCGGGCCGGCGCGACCACATTCATCACGGCGGCGGTCGCGGATGCCGGCTGGAGCCCGCCGCAACCCCTGGAGCGGTCCGAGCTTCGTCACATGGTGGAGATGCTGTCCCGGGTCGACGACGTGTGTGCGGAGTTCGGCCTGGCCCAGGTGCTGCACCCGCACGTGCAGACGATGGTGGAGACGGTCGAGGACGTCGACCGCCTGCTCGAGGCCTGCGACGTCAGCTGGTGCCTGGACACCGGCCACCTCGCGATCGGCGGGAAGGACCCGGTCGCCTTCGCCCGTGAGGCCGTCGACCGGGTCGGCCATGTCCACCTCAAGGACGTCGACCTGAGCCATGCTCCCGCCCTGATGAGCCGGCAGACGTCGATCATGGAGTCGGTGCAGGCCGGCTTGTTCACCCCGCTCGGGCAGGGCGACGTGCCGATCGCCGACGTCATCACGGCTCTGGAGGACGGCGGCTACACCGGGTGGTACGTCATCGAGCAGGACACCGCGATCACCGGGGAGGTCCCGGCAGAGGGGGCCGGCCCGGTCCAGTCGGTTGCCTCCTCGATGGACTATCTGCGCGACGTCGTCGCGCCCAGGCTGGAGGTCGGATGA
- a CDS encoding phytanoyl-CoA dioxygenase family protein, with protein MLDRSNRSCHSTERWCKHLIMTLGKEWVMEYWMSGRDADPQELAAVVRQPTVVSDYPHCSDVQRGILVYDAADVPPASEPRKRRALMAEVGHALLAGPGVVAFTRAYRDHSLVDAVSAVYAAIIHEEQDLGGTSGDHFGAPGVNDRLWNSLEKLALRDAGLFVRYFGNDVIAFTSEAWLGPGYQVTSQVNLVRPGGRAQVPHRDYHLGFVADVELERYPAHVHQFSPMLTLQGAVAHCDMPLESGPTVFVPHSQKYRAGYFAGDDSAVSEVIAEHAVQIPLRKGDILFFNPAVIHGSGDNDSTDVERMANLLQVSSPFGRSTEVVDRTRVVEAVYAALLSSPVSGVPDALVDNAVAAAAEGYPFPTNLDRDPPIDGLAPPSQAELVRAALSAGDPIDVIHIKLAAHAARRKT; from the coding sequence GTGTTGGACCGGTCCAACAGATCGTGCCACTCTACAGAGCGTTGGTGCAAGCACCTGATCATGACGCTCGGCAAGGAGTGGGTGATGGAGTACTGGATGAGCGGCAGGGATGCCGACCCTCAGGAGCTCGCAGCGGTGGTCCGGCAGCCGACGGTGGTCTCCGACTATCCCCACTGCTCCGACGTGCAGCGCGGCATCCTGGTCTACGACGCGGCCGACGTCCCACCGGCGTCCGAGCCGAGGAAGCGCCGGGCGCTCATGGCCGAAGTGGGTCATGCGCTGCTGGCAGGGCCAGGGGTGGTCGCGTTCACCCGTGCCTACCGCGACCACTCCCTCGTCGACGCGGTGAGCGCGGTCTACGCCGCGATCATCCACGAGGAGCAGGACCTGGGCGGGACGAGCGGCGACCACTTCGGCGCGCCAGGGGTGAACGATCGACTCTGGAACTCGCTGGAGAAGCTCGCACTGCGAGATGCGGGTCTCTTCGTGCGGTACTTCGGCAACGACGTCATTGCCTTCACCTCCGAGGCCTGGCTGGGCCCGGGGTACCAGGTCACCTCACAGGTCAACCTGGTCCGACCCGGGGGGCGGGCGCAGGTCCCCCATCGTGACTACCACTTGGGCTTCGTCGCCGATGTGGAGCTGGAGAGGTACCCCGCACACGTGCATCAGTTCTCTCCCATGCTGACGCTGCAAGGGGCTGTCGCCCACTGCGACATGCCCCTGGAGAGCGGTCCGACGGTGTTCGTCCCCCACAGCCAGAAGTATCGGGCCGGTTACTTCGCCGGCGACGACAGCGCCGTCTCCGAGGTGATCGCCGAGCATGCGGTGCAGATCCCTCTCCGCAAGGGCGACATCCTGTTCTTCAACCCCGCGGTCATCCACGGGTCCGGCGACAACGACTCGACAGACGTCGAACGGATGGCGAATTTGCTCCAGGTGTCCTCGCCGTTCGGTCGCTCCACCGAGGTCGTGGATCGGACCCGGGTGGTGGAGGCGGTGTATGCAGCCCTCCTCTCCTCACCGGTCTCCGGGGTTCCCGACGCACTCGTGGACAACGCCGTCGCCGCTGCCGCGGAGGGCTATCCGTTTCCGACGAACCTCGACCGGGACCCACCCATCGACGGGTTGGCACCGCCCTCGCAGGCCGAGCTCGTCCGGGCGGCGCTGTCGGCCGGGGACCCCATCGACGTAATCCACATCAAGCTGGCCGCGCATGCGGCAAGGAGGAAGACATGA
- a CDS encoding CaiB/BaiF CoA transferase family protein, translating to MLVIDLSRALSGPHATMMLGDLGARVIKVEAPRTGDDSRGWGPPFVGSDGERESTYFLSANRNKESVCLDLKDDADREVLLGLVRRADVLVENFRTGVMERLGLGAEVLAGVNPRLVQLSISGFGHDGPEAGRPGYDQIAQGEAGLMSLTGSAPGDPQRFGTPICDLLAGMYGAFGVLAALRECQSTGRGQVVRTSLLAAAVGVHAFQGTRWTVGGEVGQATGNHHSSISPYGLFRCADGAVQIAVGSESLWQTFCAGFGLDPSQPGMATNAERVGARAEVVTLVEKAFTDWTAEELLSRLRELGVPAGRLRSLDDVYEWEQTRSQGLVVDVVHETLGSLQLPGPPLRFFDLTGQERTRTSHRAPPVLDGDREDVRRLGAEPAP from the coding sequence GTGCTTGTCATCGATCTGTCGCGTGCCCTGTCCGGACCGCACGCCACCATGATGCTGGGTGATCTCGGCGCCCGGGTGATCAAGGTCGAGGCGCCGCGCACCGGGGACGACTCGCGCGGGTGGGGGCCGCCCTTCGTCGGCAGCGACGGGGAGCGTGAATCGACGTACTTCCTCTCGGCCAACCGGAACAAGGAGTCCGTCTGCCTCGACCTCAAGGACGACGCAGACCGAGAGGTGCTGCTGGGCCTGGTACGACGAGCCGACGTGCTGGTGGAGAACTTCCGGACCGGGGTCATGGAGCGGCTGGGTCTGGGCGCCGAGGTGCTCGCGGGGGTGAACCCGCGGCTCGTGCAGCTGTCCATCTCCGGGTTCGGGCACGACGGGCCCGAAGCCGGGCGGCCGGGGTATGACCAGATCGCACAGGGCGAGGCCGGACTGATGTCGTTGACCGGGTCCGCACCCGGCGACCCGCAGCGGTTCGGGACGCCGATCTGCGACCTGCTCGCCGGCATGTACGGAGCCTTCGGAGTCCTCGCAGCGCTCCGGGAGTGCCAGTCGACCGGCCGCGGACAGGTGGTTCGCACCTCTCTGCTGGCCGCGGCCGTGGGCGTGCACGCGTTCCAGGGAACGCGCTGGACGGTCGGTGGTGAGGTGGGACAGGCGACCGGGAACCACCACTCGTCGATCTCGCCGTACGGACTGTTCCGTTGCGCTGACGGAGCGGTCCAGATCGCCGTCGGCAGCGAGAGTCTCTGGCAGACGTTCTGCGCCGGCTTCGGCCTCGACCCATCGCAACCGGGCATGGCGACCAATGCCGAGCGGGTCGGCGCCCGCGCGGAGGTGGTCACGCTGGTCGAGAAGGCGTTCACCGACTGGACCGCGGAGGAGCTGCTCAGCCGATTGCGTGAGCTGGGTGTTCCGGCGGGCAGGCTGCGCAGTCTCGACGACGTCTACGAGTGGGAGCAGACCCGGAGCCAGGGGCTGGTCGTCGACGTGGTCCACGAGACGCTGGGCTCCCTGCAGCTGCCGGGGCCGCCGTTGAGGTTCTTCGACCTGACCGGCCAGGAGCGCACGAGAACGTCGCACCGGGCGCCACCGGTACTGGACGGGGACAGGGAGGATGTGCGTCGCCTGGGGGCCGAGCCGGCCCCGTGA
- a CDS encoding thiamine pyrophosphate-binding protein: MSTVRTTTADALVRFLVAQRTVVDGAEVPLFPGTFAIFGHGNVTSLGQSLESHRDHMPVWRGQSEEGMGLAAAAFAKATRRRQIMVCTSSIGPGATNMVTAAGVAMANRLPVLFLAGDTFNSRLPDPVLQQVEHFGVPSVTVNDAFRPVVRFWDRITHPAQILASIPGAIRTMMDPGDCGPAFVGLPQDVAAEAYDFPEAFFEPRMHHWPRPRPDGEELTTAATLIRAAQRPVLIAGGGVHYSLAEKELDAFVRTHRIPVVETVAGKSSVLGSHPHYVGPLGVTGADPTNALVKDADLVIAVGTRLQDFTTGSWTLFAPQARIVAVNAARFDAGKHYSAPVVGDARECLGELTELLSGWACPPGWNEQASSARGDLGRLVAERTRDTDSPVLSYAQVVGAVHAEATDEDYVLTAAGGLPGELNINWLSKGIATFDCEYGFSCMGYEISGAWGRPSHETKARSSPWWETVHT; this comes from the coding sequence GTGAGCACCGTCCGGACGACGACAGCCGATGCGCTCGTGCGCTTCCTGGTCGCCCAGCGCACCGTCGTCGACGGTGCTGAGGTCCCCTTGTTCCCCGGAACCTTCGCGATCTTCGGGCACGGAAACGTCACGAGTCTGGGACAGTCCCTGGAGTCGCACCGCGACCACATGCCTGTCTGGCGCGGACAGAGCGAGGAGGGCATGGGATTGGCCGCGGCCGCCTTCGCGAAGGCGACGAGGCGACGCCAGATCATGGTGTGCACCTCGTCGATCGGTCCAGGTGCGACGAACATGGTGACCGCAGCCGGCGTGGCGATGGCGAACCGACTGCCGGTCCTCTTCCTTGCGGGTGACACCTTCAACTCGAGGCTGCCCGACCCGGTGCTTCAGCAGGTCGAGCACTTCGGTGTGCCCTCGGTCACCGTCAACGACGCCTTCCGACCCGTCGTCCGCTTCTGGGACCGCATCACCCACCCCGCGCAGATCCTCGCCTCGATCCCCGGCGCGATCCGGACCATGATGGACCCGGGTGACTGTGGCCCCGCCTTCGTCGGGCTGCCCCAGGACGTGGCCGCCGAGGCCTACGACTTTCCCGAGGCGTTCTTCGAGCCACGGATGCACCACTGGCCCCGCCCCAGGCCGGACGGTGAGGAGCTGACCACCGCGGCGACCTTGATCCGTGCCGCTCAGCGCCCGGTCCTGATCGCCGGCGGAGGAGTCCACTACTCGCTCGCGGAGAAGGAGCTGGACGCCTTCGTGCGGACGCACCGGATCCCTGTGGTCGAGACGGTGGCCGGGAAGTCGTCGGTGCTGGGCTCCCACCCGCACTACGTGGGGCCGCTGGGGGTGACCGGTGCAGATCCGACCAACGCGCTGGTGAAGGACGCGGACCTCGTCATAGCGGTCGGCACGCGTCTCCAGGACTTCACCACCGGCTCGTGGACGCTGTTCGCGCCGCAGGCGCGCATCGTCGCGGTGAACGCCGCCCGTTTCGACGCGGGCAAGCACTACTCTGCTCCCGTGGTCGGGGATGCCCGTGAGTGCCTCGGCGAGCTGACCGAGCTCCTCTCCGGCTGGGCCTGCCCGCCGGGCTGGAACGAGCAGGCCTCCTCGGCCCGGGGTGACCTCGGCCGGCTGGTGGCGGAGCGGACGCGCGACACGGACTCACCGGTGCTGAGCTATGCGCAGGTGGTGGGGGCCGTGCACGCGGAGGCGACCGACGAGGACTACGTGCTGACTGCCGCCGGTGGCCTGCCCGGTGAGCTGAACATCAACTGGCTCAGCAAGGGCATCGCGACGTTCGACTGCGAGTACGGCTTCTCCTGCATGGGGTATGAGATCTCCGGCGCCTGGGGGCGGCCTTCGCACGAGACCAAGGCGAGGTCTTCGCCTTGGTGGGAGACGGTTCATACCTGA
- the iolB gene encoding 5-deoxy-glucuronate isomerase gives MSWLRRAGDVGQDGIVASVTPEAAGWEYSGLEVLDFGESRTFTRTMASTEGVLLPLSARDVEVRVDGERYSLDGRDGVFAAVSDWIYLPLGSNVEFSAGRGEIALCTAKATVRHDLAVTAAASVPVEVRGAGAATRQVTNIATPTSFAGADRINVCEVITPAGNFSSWPPHRHDGIAGCPVRNEEIYYFRTGCLDSPHGDARGQAQFRVYTVDGVVDETVTVLDQDVYLVPEGYHGPSTAPPQYPLYFLNVLAGPGNERTMGFCDDPTHAWIRASWDSAEQDPRCPVTSASGRVSR, from the coding sequence ATGTCGTGGTTGCGAAGAGCTGGGGACGTCGGCCAGGACGGCATCGTCGCCTCCGTGACGCCTGAGGCCGCCGGGTGGGAGTACTCGGGTCTCGAAGTGCTCGACTTCGGTGAGTCGAGGACGTTCACCCGGACGATGGCGTCGACGGAAGGAGTGCTGCTTCCGCTGTCCGCACGAGACGTCGAGGTGCGGGTCGACGGCGAGCGCTACTCGCTCGATGGTCGCGACGGCGTGTTCGCCGCAGTGTCGGACTGGATCTACCTTCCGCTCGGAAGCAACGTGGAGTTCTCGGCCGGACGCGGCGAGATCGCGCTGTGCACGGCGAAGGCGACGGTGAGGCACGACCTGGCCGTGACCGCGGCGGCCAGCGTGCCGGTCGAGGTCCGCGGCGCCGGTGCCGCGACCCGTCAGGTCACCAACATCGCCACCCCGACCTCGTTCGCCGGTGCGGACCGCATCAACGTCTGCGAGGTGATCACTCCGGCCGGCAACTTCTCCTCCTGGCCACCGCACCGCCACGACGGCATCGCGGGGTGCCCCGTGCGGAACGAGGAGATCTACTACTTCCGGACCGGGTGCCTGGACTCACCGCACGGCGATGCGCGGGGGCAGGCCCAGTTCCGTGTCTACACCGTCGACGGTGTGGTCGACGAGACCGTGACGGTCCTCGACCAGGACGTCTACCTGGTTCCCGAGGGCTACCACGGACCTTCCACCGCCCCGCCGCAGTACCCGCTGTACTTCCTCAACGTGCTGGCCGGACCCGGGAACGAGCGCACCATGGGATTCTGCGACGACCCGACACACGCCTGGATCCGCGCTTCCTGGGACTCCGCGGAGCAGGATCCGCGTTGTCCGGTGACCTCGGCGAGCGGACGGGTGAGCCGGTGA